One region of Acropora muricata isolate sample 2 chromosome 13, ASM3666990v1, whole genome shotgun sequence genomic DNA includes:
- the LOC136896132 gene encoding uncharacterized protein isoform X1 → MYKEQRFIKNVYEAPLVNLKMTEKNEEEAVKHSDGKSQAEDKVVESEARGHQQDEQESGPSISGDAAKQESNIDEGDSLEQEKKAQEDGAPVQSGESDKPADEAENPIGDDKPMENTDNDQLKATDNADAESSENQKDLDEKKDIEIIETEVQAASKPTESESEKEVAAEMTNEKEEEIPTAEDAQDGSAVTIVQEGHQGNTDEMKDGNAGGEQQQEISTTTGEIQNDDEAISESHGNKQSESTSEEKAGEEPPFARDTQKMDENKQQKNGDEIADGTELQKSEESTEKEAVPVGDTSLMEQQDDSEPLQISQPENVVPSQEGQDNEAKVEEAEKPVELGVKETTEEEINNSTGEGAESIELPAKENNTLDNETQQSRSEQVGLVNTEQVDVQEPGVIQVCETTQQRDPVNGTGSVEVPVKTAAVETTAAGQQKPDVFQDENRKLKQEIFVLKQQEDAYRIKVLSLEQEVGKLRARKIDNRSQDSLASDSDSYLKQKLAETERELDAAERKVKDLQLRLKRFAKDDQIKDEKISQMEKEVKELTDHSKKLEQSIVESKREAAAMQQAGAQKNDSKVCVIL, encoded by the exons ATGTATAAGGAACAGAGATTTATAAAGAACGTTTACG AAGCACCCTTAGTGAACCTCAAAATGACGGAGAAAAATGAAGAAGAGGCGGTCAAACATTCGGACGGAAAAAGTCAAGCAGAAGATAAAGTTGTTGAGAGCGAAGCGAGAGGACATCAACAAGATGAGCAGGAATCAG GACCTTCAATAAGTGGAGATGCTGCAAAGCAAGAATCAAATATTGATGAGGGAGATTCTTTAGAACAGGAGAAAAAAGCTCAAGAGGATGGGGCACCTGTGCAATCAGGGGAGAGTGATAAGCCTGCAGATGAAGCAGAGAATCCTATAGGGGATGATAAACCTATGGAGAACACAGATAATGACCAACTAAAGGCCACAGACAATGCTGATGCTGAAAGCAGTGAGAACCAAAAGGATTTGGATGAAAAGAAGGATATAGAGATTATAGAGACAGAAGTACAAGCTGCTAGTAAACCAACAGAGAGTGAATCAGAGAAAGAGGTAGCTGCTGAGATGACAaatgaaaaagaggaagaaataCCTACAGCAGAAGATGCACAAGATGGCAGTGCTGTAACAATAGTTCAGGAAGGGCATCAGGGAAACACTGATGAAATGAAGGATGGGAATGCTGGTGGAGAACAGCAACAGGAAATAAGTACAACAACAGGAGAAATACAGAATGATGATGAGGCTATAAGTGAAAGTCATGGTAACAAACAGTCAGAAAGTACCAGTGAAGAAAAAGCTGGTGAAGAGCCTCCATTTGCCCGTGACACTCAGAAAATGGATGAAAATAAACAGCAGAAAAATGGAGATGAAATTGCTGATGGCACTGAACTACAAAAGAGTGAGGAGTCTACCGAAAAAGAGGCAGTACCGGTTGGAGATACAAGCCTAATGGAGCAACAAGATGATAGTGAACCATTGCAGATTAGCCAGCCAGAGAATGTAGTTCCAAGCCAAGAAGGACAAGACAATGAAGCTAAGGTTGAAGAAGCAGAGAAACCAGTAGAATTAGGTGTTAAGGAAACAACTGAAGAGGAAATAAACAATTCCACAGGAGAAGGAGCTGAGAGTATTGAGTTACCTGCTAAAGAGAACAACACCCTTGATAATGAAACTCAACAATCAAGGAGTGAACAAGTGGGTTTGGTGAATACAGAGCAAGTAGATGTACAAGAACCAGGGGTGATCCAGGTGTGTGAAACAACACAACAAAGAGATCCTGTGAATGGTACAGGTTCTGTGGAGGTACCCGTGAAGACAGCAGCTGTTGAAACAACTGCAGCTGGACAGCAGAAACCTGATGTATTTCAGGATGAAAACAGAAAGCTGAAGCAGGAAATTTTTGTGCTGAAACAGCAGGAAGATGCCTATAGGATAAAAGTACTCAGTCTGGAACAAGAAGTTGGAAAGTTGCGAGCACGGAAAATTGATAACAGAAGTCAAG ATTCTCTGGCATCTGATTCAGACAGCTACCTCAAACAAAAATTAGCTGAAACAGAAAGAGAACTAGATGCAGCTGAAAGGAAAGTTAAGGATTTGCAGTTAAGATTGAAGCGATTTGCTAAGGATGATCAAATTAAGGATGAAAAGATTTCACAGATGGAAAAAGAAGTCAAAGAACTAACAGACCATTCCAAGAAACTAGAACAATCTATTGTAGAATCAAAGAGGGAAGCAGCTGCTATGCAACAAGCAGGTGCACAAAAAAATGACTCCAAAGTTTGTGTCATACTCTGA
- the LOC136896132 gene encoding uncharacterized protein isoform X2: protein MFGKCLCQRSRNVQKRKAPLVNLKMTEKNEEEAVKHSDGKSQAEDKVVESEARGHQQDEQESGPSISGDAAKQESNIDEGDSLEQEKKAQEDGAPVQSGESDKPADEAENPIGDDKPMENTDNDQLKATDNADAESSENQKDLDEKKDIEIIETEVQAASKPTESESEKEVAAEMTNEKEEEIPTAEDAQDGSAVTIVQEGHQGNTDEMKDGNAGGEQQQEISTTTGEIQNDDEAISESHGNKQSESTSEEKAGEEPPFARDTQKMDENKQQKNGDEIADGTELQKSEESTEKEAVPVGDTSLMEQQDDSEPLQISQPENVVPSQEGQDNEAKVEEAEKPVELGVKETTEEEINNSTGEGAESIELPAKENNTLDNETQQSRSEQVGLVNTEQVDVQEPGVIQVCETTQQRDPVNGTGSVEVPVKTAAVETTAAGQQKPDVFQDENRKLKQEIFVLKQQEDAYRIKVLSLEQEVGKLRARKIDNRSQDSLASDSDSYLKQKLAETERELDAAERKVKDLQLRLKRFAKDDQIKDEKISQMEKEVKELTDHSKKLEQSIVESKREAAAMQQAGAQKNDSKVCVIL, encoded by the exons atgttcggaaaatgtttatgtcaacggtcaagaaacgtgcagaaaagaa AAGCACCCTTAGTGAACCTCAAAATGACGGAGAAAAATGAAGAAGAGGCGGTCAAACATTCGGACGGAAAAAGTCAAGCAGAAGATAAAGTTGTTGAGAGCGAAGCGAGAGGACATCAACAAGATGAGCAGGAATCAG GACCTTCAATAAGTGGAGATGCTGCAAAGCAAGAATCAAATATTGATGAGGGAGATTCTTTAGAACAGGAGAAAAAAGCTCAAGAGGATGGGGCACCTGTGCAATCAGGGGAGAGTGATAAGCCTGCAGATGAAGCAGAGAATCCTATAGGGGATGATAAACCTATGGAGAACACAGATAATGACCAACTAAAGGCCACAGACAATGCTGATGCTGAAAGCAGTGAGAACCAAAAGGATTTGGATGAAAAGAAGGATATAGAGATTATAGAGACAGAAGTACAAGCTGCTAGTAAACCAACAGAGAGTGAATCAGAGAAAGAGGTAGCTGCTGAGATGACAaatgaaaaagaggaagaaataCCTACAGCAGAAGATGCACAAGATGGCAGTGCTGTAACAATAGTTCAGGAAGGGCATCAGGGAAACACTGATGAAATGAAGGATGGGAATGCTGGTGGAGAACAGCAACAGGAAATAAGTACAACAACAGGAGAAATACAGAATGATGATGAGGCTATAAGTGAAAGTCATGGTAACAAACAGTCAGAAAGTACCAGTGAAGAAAAAGCTGGTGAAGAGCCTCCATTTGCCCGTGACACTCAGAAAATGGATGAAAATAAACAGCAGAAAAATGGAGATGAAATTGCTGATGGCACTGAACTACAAAAGAGTGAGGAGTCTACCGAAAAAGAGGCAGTACCGGTTGGAGATACAAGCCTAATGGAGCAACAAGATGATAGTGAACCATTGCAGATTAGCCAGCCAGAGAATGTAGTTCCAAGCCAAGAAGGACAAGACAATGAAGCTAAGGTTGAAGAAGCAGAGAAACCAGTAGAATTAGGTGTTAAGGAAACAACTGAAGAGGAAATAAACAATTCCACAGGAGAAGGAGCTGAGAGTATTGAGTTACCTGCTAAAGAGAACAACACCCTTGATAATGAAACTCAACAATCAAGGAGTGAACAAGTGGGTTTGGTGAATACAGAGCAAGTAGATGTACAAGAACCAGGGGTGATCCAGGTGTGTGAAACAACACAACAAAGAGATCCTGTGAATGGTACAGGTTCTGTGGAGGTACCCGTGAAGACAGCAGCTGTTGAAACAACTGCAGCTGGACAGCAGAAACCTGATGTATTTCAGGATGAAAACAGAAAGCTGAAGCAGGAAATTTTTGTGCTGAAACAGCAGGAAGATGCCTATAGGATAAAAGTACTCAGTCTGGAACAAGAAGTTGGAAAGTTGCGAGCACGGAAAATTGATAACAGAAGTCAAG ATTCTCTGGCATCTGATTCAGACAGCTACCTCAAACAAAAATTAGCTGAAACAGAAAGAGAACTAGATGCAGCTGAAAGGAAAGTTAAGGATTTGCAGTTAAGATTGAAGCGATTTGCTAAGGATGATCAAATTAAGGATGAAAAGATTTCACAGATGGAAAAAGAAGTCAAAGAACTAACAGACCATTCCAAGAAACTAGAACAATCTATTGTAGAATCAAAGAGGGAAGCAGCTGCTATGCAACAAGCAGGTGCACAAAAAAATGACTCCAAAGTTTGTGTCATACTCTGA
- the LOC136896132 gene encoding enolase-phosphatase E1-like isoform X3 yields the protein MENTDNDQLKATDNADAESSENQKDLDEKKDIEIIETEVQAASKPTESESEKEVAAEMTNEKEEEIPTAEDAQDGSAVTIVQEGHQGNTDEMKDGNAGGEQQQEISTTTGEIQNDDEAISESHGNKQSESTSEEKAGEEPPFARDTQKMDENKQQKNGDEIADGTELQKSEESTEKEAVPVGDTSLMEQQDDSEPLQISQPENVVPSQEGQDNEAKVEEAEKPVELGVKETTEEEINNSTGEGAESIELPAKENNTLDNETQQSRSEQVGLVNTEQVDVQEPGVIQVCETTQQRDPVNGTGSVEVPVKTAAVETTAAGQQKPDVFQDENRKLKQEIFVLKQQEDAYRIKVLSLEQEVGKLRARKIDNRSQDSLASDSDSYLKQKLAETERELDAAERKVKDLQLRLKRFAKDDQIKDEKISQMEKEVKELTDHSKKLEQSIVESKREAAAMQQAGAQKNDSKVCVIL from the exons ATGGAGAACACAGATAATGACCAACTAAAGGCCACAGACAATGCTGATGCTGAAAGCAGTGAGAACCAAAAGGATTTGGATGAAAAGAAGGATATAGAGATTATAGAGACAGAAGTACAAGCTGCTAGTAAACCAACAGAGAGTGAATCAGAGAAAGAGGTAGCTGCTGAGATGACAaatgaaaaagaggaagaaataCCTACAGCAGAAGATGCACAAGATGGCAGTGCTGTAACAATAGTTCAGGAAGGGCATCAGGGAAACACTGATGAAATGAAGGATGGGAATGCTGGTGGAGAACAGCAACAGGAAATAAGTACAACAACAGGAGAAATACAGAATGATGATGAGGCTATAAGTGAAAGTCATGGTAACAAACAGTCAGAAAGTACCAGTGAAGAAAAAGCTGGTGAAGAGCCTCCATTTGCCCGTGACACTCAGAAAATGGATGAAAATAAACAGCAGAAAAATGGAGATGAAATTGCTGATGGCACTGAACTACAAAAGAGTGAGGAGTCTACCGAAAAAGAGGCAGTACCGGTTGGAGATACAAGCCTAATGGAGCAACAAGATGATAGTGAACCATTGCAGATTAGCCAGCCAGAGAATGTAGTTCCAAGCCAAGAAGGACAAGACAATGAAGCTAAGGTTGAAGAAGCAGAGAAACCAGTAGAATTAGGTGTTAAGGAAACAACTGAAGAGGAAATAAACAATTCCACAGGAGAAGGAGCTGAGAGTATTGAGTTACCTGCTAAAGAGAACAACACCCTTGATAATGAAACTCAACAATCAAGGAGTGAACAAGTGGGTTTGGTGAATACAGAGCAAGTAGATGTACAAGAACCAGGGGTGATCCAGGTGTGTGAAACAACACAACAAAGAGATCCTGTGAATGGTACAGGTTCTGTGGAGGTACCCGTGAAGACAGCAGCTGTTGAAACAACTGCAGCTGGACAGCAGAAACCTGATGTATTTCAGGATGAAAACAGAAAGCTGAAGCAGGAAATTTTTGTGCTGAAACAGCAGGAAGATGCCTATAGGATAAAAGTACTCAGTCTGGAACAAGAAGTTGGAAAGTTGCGAGCACGGAAAATTGATAACAGAAGTCAAG ATTCTCTGGCATCTGATTCAGACAGCTACCTCAAACAAAAATTAGCTGAAACAGAAAGAGAACTAGATGCAGCTGAAAGGAAAGTTAAGGATTTGCAGTTAAGATTGAAGCGATTTGCTAAGGATGATCAAATTAAGGATGAAAAGATTTCACAGATGGAAAAAGAAGTCAAAGAACTAACAGACCATTCCAAGAAACTAGAACAATCTATTGTAGAATCAAAGAGGGAAGCAGCTGCTATGCAACAAGCAGGTGCACAAAAAAATGACTCCAAAGTTTGTGTCATACTCTGA
- the LOC136896480 gene encoding piercer of microtubule wall 1 protein-like isoform X2 yields the protein MSSGSGQEFVSSTQENVVKSEDEFEKTKPGKGAITSQFYRTNNIPERFNNPDCFEGYSTKKQNPMYLTSAMEYGRHRPTVHTMPTSFHAKCQKFTDHLGKCGMYRNQSLNTAMDKSIV from the exons ATGTCTTCTGGTTCTGGACAGGAGTTTGTTTCATCGACACAG GAGAATGTTGTCAAGAGTGaagatgaatttgagaagaCAAAGCCAGGGAAAGGTGCCATTACCTCTCAATTTTATCGCACAAATAACATTCCAGAGCGCTTCAATAATCCGG ATTGTTTTGAAGGTTACAgcacaaaaaagcaaaatccaATGTACTTGACAAGTGCCATGGAGTATGG GAGGCATCGACCAACAGTCCATACCATGCCAACAAGTTTTCATGCAAAGTGTCAAAAATTCACAGACCACCTGGGCAAATGTGGAATGTACAGAAATCAGTCTCTTAATACAGCAATGGATAAAAGCATTGTTTGA
- the LOC136896480 gene encoding piercer of microtubule wall 1 protein-like isoform X1, with the protein MSSGSGQEFVSSTQENVVKSEDEFEKTKPGKDYKVNLINNRGNPVFSCTTEVNTLMTDSQNEDCFEGYSTKKQNPMYLTSAMEYGRHRPTVHTMPTSFHAKCQKFTDHLGKCGMYRNQSLNTAMDKSIV; encoded by the exons ATGTCTTCTGGTTCTGGACAGGAGTTTGTTTCATCGACACAG GAGAATGTTGTCAAGAGTGaagatgaatttgagaagaCAAAGCCAGGGAAAG ATTACAAAgttaatttaattaataatcGTGGAAATCCAGTATTCTCCTGTACTACAGAAGTTAATACCCTTATGACAGACAGTCAAAATGAAG ATTGTTTTGAAGGTTACAgcacaaaaaagcaaaatccaATGTACTTGACAAGTGCCATGGAGTATGG GAGGCATCGACCAACAGTCCATACCATGCCAACAAGTTTTCATGCAAAGTGTCAAAAATTCACAGACCACCTGGGCAAATGTGGAATGTACAGAAATCAGTCTCTTAATACAGCAATGGATAAAAGCATTGTTTGA